The following proteins are encoded in a genomic region of Synechococcus sp. ROS8604:
- the hemH gene encoding ferrochelatase, giving the protein MARVGILLLNLGGPERIQDVGPFLYNLFADPEIIRLPNPILQKPLAWLISTLRSSKSQEAYRSIGGGSPLRRITEQQARELQSLLRQRGVDATSYVAMRYWHPFTESAVADIKADGIDEVVVLPLYPHFSISTSGSSFRELQRLRQMDERFEALPLRCIRSWYDHPGYVRSMAELIAEQVRASDDVEHAHIFFSAHGVPKSYVEEAGDPYQQEIEACTALIMAELEAIVGHSNPHTLAYQSRVGPVEWLKPYTEEALEELGRAKTQDLVVVPISFVSEHIETLEEIDIEYRELATESGVVNFRRVRALDTYPPFIAGLADLVVASLEGPEVNLDQAAELPTTVKLYPQEKWEWGWNNSSEVWNGRLAMVGFSAFLLELISGHGPLHAVGLL; this is encoded by the coding sequence ATGGCTCGGGTTGGCATTCTTCTGCTCAATCTGGGTGGTCCAGAACGGATTCAGGATGTTGGCCCCTTTCTGTACAACCTGTTTGCAGATCCAGAGATAATTCGACTGCCCAATCCGATTCTGCAAAAACCGCTGGCTTGGTTGATCAGCACGTTGCGCAGCAGTAAATCCCAGGAGGCCTATCGCTCCATTGGTGGAGGGTCTCCTCTTCGCCGAATCACGGAGCAGCAAGCGCGAGAACTTCAGAGCCTGTTACGCCAGCGTGGAGTCGACGCGACCAGCTATGTGGCCATGCGCTACTGGCACCCGTTTACTGAGTCGGCCGTTGCGGATATCAAGGCTGATGGGATTGATGAGGTGGTTGTTCTCCCCCTCTATCCCCATTTTTCAATTAGTACCAGCGGCTCGAGCTTCCGCGAGCTGCAACGCCTGCGCCAAATGGACGAACGCTTTGAGGCGTTGCCTTTGCGTTGTATTCGTAGTTGGTACGACCATCCTGGCTATGTGCGCTCGATGGCTGAGCTCATCGCCGAGCAGGTCCGCGCCAGCGACGACGTTGAACATGCGCACATCTTTTTCAGTGCCCATGGCGTTCCGAAGAGCTACGTGGAAGAGGCCGGTGATCCCTATCAGCAGGAAATTGAAGCCTGCACCGCTTTGATCATGGCTGAATTGGAGGCCATTGTTGGCCACTCCAATCCCCACACCCTGGCCTATCAAAGTCGTGTTGGGCCGGTGGAATGGCTGAAGCCTTACACCGAGGAAGCCCTGGAAGAGCTCGGCCGGGCGAAGACGCAAGATCTCGTGGTGGTTCCCATCAGTTTTGTGAGCGAGCACATTGAAACGCTCGAGGAAATTGATATTGAGTACCGCGAACTCGCGACCGAGTCAGGTGTCGTGAATTTCCGACGGGTGAGGGCCCTCGATACCTATCCACCTTTTATTGCTGGATTGGCTGATTTAGTCGTTGCCAGCCTTGAGGGGCCTGAGGTGAATCTCGACCAGGCGGCCGAACTCCCCACCACCGTGAAGCTCTATCCCCAGGAAAAGTGGGAGTGGGGTTGGAACAACAGCTCGGAAGTTTGGAATGGACGCTTGGCCATGGTTGGTTTTTCCGCCTTCCTGCTCGAGCTGATTAGTGGCCATGGCCCACTGCACGCTGTTGGTTTGCTTTAA
- a CDS encoding site-specific integrase, protein MNFDTAIAAANAALAEQGCGLRVERRGQKLNLRGRLPCRQQPNQWKNQRLSLGLVADLNGLKEAERIVQLVELQLHRQLFEWDQWLPKQKVQQNNNPKGASTPLAHPLERDLGAFKQAFFADPRRRRSPAGSRTTWSGAYQPYLRRLKALALEQHASLTPDLLLLTLNSYPDGSRSRQQCSTALGALARHQNLPLPDAWRAEAGGYGLHRARFRQLPSDPQILEAMLRIPNPGWRLVYGLMATYGLRNHEVFFTDVSALAEGGDRVIRVLPTTKTGEHQVWPFHPEWVDRFNLTHLASKAAALPPVCTDLRHTTLQQVGRRVAEQFRRYDVPLTPYDLRHAWAVRTIHIGLPDTVAARMMGHSVAIHTRTYHHWITRRDQQQAVDAALARREA, encoded by the coding sequence ATGAACTTCGACACCGCGATCGCGGCCGCCAATGCGGCCTTGGCCGAGCAGGGCTGTGGTCTTCGTGTGGAGCGACGCGGGCAAAAACTCAATCTGCGGGGACGGCTGCCATGCCGTCAGCAACCCAACCAATGGAAAAACCAGCGCCTGAGTCTGGGACTGGTGGCCGACCTGAATGGGTTGAAAGAGGCGGAACGCATCGTGCAGCTTGTGGAGCTGCAATTGCACCGACAGCTTTTTGAATGGGACCAGTGGTTACCGAAGCAAAAGGTTCAGCAGAACAACAACCCAAAGGGCGCATCCACCCCATTGGCCCACCCCCTAGAGCGCGATCTAGGGGCCTTTAAACAAGCATTTTTCGCCGACCCCCGCCGGCGGCGCTCCCCAGCGGGTAGCCGCACCACTTGGAGCGGGGCCTACCAGCCCTACCTCCGACGCCTCAAGGCCTTGGCTCTGGAACAGCACGCATCCCTCACCCCTGACCTATTACTGCTGACCTTGAACAGCTATCCCGATGGAAGCCGAAGTCGCCAACAGTGTTCCACGGCCCTAGGAGCACTCGCCCGTCATCAAAACCTGCCGCTCCCGGATGCCTGGCGTGCAGAAGCGGGGGGATACGGCCTGCACCGCGCTCGTTTTCGGCAGTTGCCCAGCGACCCGCAAATTCTGGAGGCCATGCTGCGCATTCCCAATCCGGGTTGGCGTCTTGTTTACGGACTGATGGCCACCTATGGACTGCGCAACCATGAAGTGTTTTTTACGGATGTCTCGGCATTGGCGGAGGGAGGGGACAGGGTCATCCGCGTCCTTCCCACAACCAAAACCGGTGAGCATCAGGTTTGGCCCTTCCATCCAGAGTGGGTGGACCGCTTCAACTTGACGCATCTCGCCTCAAAGGCCGCGGCCCTCCCGCCTGTTTGCACCGATTTGCGCCACACCACGCTCCAACAAGTCGGGCGGCGTGTGGCAGAGCAGTTCAGGCGGTACGACGTTCCCCTTACGCCCTACGACCTACGTCATGCCTGGGCCGTACGCACCATCCACATCGGACTTCCCGATACCGTAGCCGCCAGGATGATGGGACATTCCGTGGCGATCCACACCCGCACCTATCACCACTGGATCACCAGACGAGATCAGCAACAGGCCGTCGATGCAGCGCTAGCGAGGAGAGAAGCCTGA
- a CDS encoding class I SAM-dependent methyltransferase: MTSPLRQLAYRHRWIYDTVTGISALSVGGVDQLRSLGLSALDPVLPRGAKVLDFCCGSGEAAAPWIEAGFQVTGLDVSPKVLELAATRQPLLTCIEGLAEAPPCAPASFDAIQISLALHEFPRKERQQVLLSCLELLRPGGWLVVVDLHPAGPFLKLPQQLFCALFETETAIALLEDDIPKQLREIGFCNIEQSVLAGAALQRITARCPSSGMLETTGEMS; the protein is encoded by the coding sequence ATGACATCCCCCCTTCGCCAACTGGCCTATCGCCATCGTTGGATTTATGACACCGTCACAGGGATCTCCGCGCTGAGTGTTGGAGGTGTCGACCAACTGCGCAGCCTTGGGCTTTCAGCGCTCGATCCCGTTCTGCCCAGGGGGGCCAAGGTGCTCGACTTCTGCTGTGGTTCAGGAGAGGCGGCAGCGCCATGGATCGAAGCCGGGTTTCAGGTCACGGGGCTCGATGTTTCACCCAAGGTCCTAGAGCTCGCCGCCACCCGTCAGCCGCTCCTCACCTGCATTGAGGGGCTGGCAGAAGCTCCACCCTGCGCACCAGCCAGCTTTGATGCCATTCAAATCAGCCTGGCCCTGCATGAATTCCCTCGCAAAGAACGCCAGCAGGTGTTGCTGTCCTGTTTGGAATTGCTGAGACCAGGAGGCTGGCTCGTGGTGGTGGACCTTCACCCGGCTGGTCCATTTTTGAAACTTCCCCAACAACTGTTCTGCGCTTTGTTTGAGACGGAAACGGCCATTGCTTTGCTCGAGGACGACATCCCCAAGCAGTTGCGGGAGATCGGCTTTTGCAACATTGAGCAGTCTGTGCTGGCCGGAGCGGCTCTCCAGCGCATCACAGCGCGCTGCCCTTCCAGCGGCATGCTGGAGACAACTGGGGAGATGTCATGA
- the cobO gene encoding cob(I)yrinic acid a,c-diamide adenosyltransferase has product MSSDPTSAAKPSPVDQSALDQSAESLGMGGDLAPEKDADAYRKRMARRQDVQRQRVSERSVEKGLVLVFTGHGKGKTTASLGLALRTLGHGHQVAVVQFIKGGWEPGEAKALKAFGDALSWHALGEGFTWETQDRERDRQLVQAAWETSLSYLRDPKQKLVVLDEVNVALKLGYLELDQVLQGLDERPELTHVALTGRGAPEGLIQRADLVTEMSLVKHPFREQGVKAQQGIEF; this is encoded by the coding sequence ATGAGCTCGGATCCAACGTCAGCAGCAAAACCATCGCCTGTGGACCAATCAGCCTTGGACCAATCAGCCGAATCCCTGGGCATGGGCGGCGATTTAGCCCCAGAGAAAGACGCCGATGCCTATCGAAAGCGCATGGCACGCCGTCAAGACGTGCAGCGCCAACGGGTGTCTGAACGCAGTGTTGAGAAAGGATTGGTCTTGGTCTTCACCGGCCACGGCAAGGGAAAGACCACTGCGTCTCTTGGCTTGGCCTTACGGACCCTGGGGCACGGGCACCAGGTGGCTGTTGTCCAATTCATCAAAGGAGGCTGGGAGCCTGGAGAAGCCAAAGCACTGAAAGCCTTTGGAGATGCCTTGAGCTGGCATGCCCTGGGCGAGGGTTTCACCTGGGAAACCCAAGATCGAGAGCGTGATCGTCAGCTGGTGCAAGCGGCTTGGGAGACCTCGCTCTCTTACCTCAGAGACCCCAAACAAAAGCTGGTGGTGCTGGACGAAGTGAATGTGGCCTTGAAGCTTGGCTACCTCGAACTGGATCAAGTCCTGCAAGGCCTCGATGAACGGCCTGAGCTCACCCACGTTGCCCTCACCGGCAGAGGCGCCCCCGAAGGACTGATTCAAAGAGCCGATTTGGTGACGGAGATGTCCCTCGTCAAGCACCCCTTCCGAGAACAGGGCGTCAAAGCGCAGCAAGGAATCGAGTTCTAA
- the pyrH gene encoding UMP kinase has product MAYARALLKLSGEALMGNQGYGIDPAIVQAIATDVAKVVATGTQLAIVVGGGNIFRGLKGSAAGMDRATADYVGMLATVMNAITLQDGLERAGIPTRVQTAIEMQEVAEPYIRRRAMRHLEKGRVVVFGAGCGNPFFTTDTTAALRAAEISADVVFKATKVDGVYDKDPHQFPDAVRYDSLTFQQVLSGELAVMDSTAIALCKDNNIPIVVFNLFEPGNIGRAVAGEPIGSRISN; this is encoded by the coding sequence ATGGCCTACGCGCGTGCCCTCCTGAAGCTCAGCGGTGAAGCTCTGATGGGCAATCAGGGCTACGGAATCGATCCAGCAATTGTTCAGGCCATCGCCACCGATGTTGCCAAGGTTGTTGCCACTGGCACTCAATTGGCGATTGTTGTTGGTGGGGGAAACATTTTCAGAGGCTTGAAAGGTTCTGCCGCAGGCATGGATCGCGCCACCGCTGACTACGTCGGCATGCTCGCCACCGTGATGAATGCCATCACCCTGCAGGACGGACTGGAACGAGCCGGCATTCCCACTCGCGTCCAGACCGCTATTGAAATGCAAGAGGTGGCAGAGCCCTACATCCGTAGGCGCGCGATGCGCCACCTTGAGAAAGGCAGGGTGGTCGTGTTTGGAGCAGGTTGTGGCAATCCCTTCTTCACCACCGACACCACGGCGGCTTTACGGGCGGCCGAAATCAGCGCTGATGTGGTGTTCAAAGCCACCAAGGTTGACGGTGTGTACGACAAAGATCCCCATCAATTCCCCGATGCCGTTCGTTACGACTCCTTGACCTTTCAACAGGTGCTCAGCGGAGAGCTCGCCGTGATGGACAGCACCGCCATCGCTCTTTGCAAAGACAACAATATTCCCATTGTTGTTTTCAATCTGTTTGAACCTGGCAACATCGGCAGAGCCGTGGCCGGGGAACCCATCGGTTCTCGTATCAGCAACTAG
- the frr gene encoding ribosome recycling factor — protein MSNSDLEANMRKSVEATQRNFNTIRTGRANPSLLDRINVEYYGADTPLKSLASLSTPDSQTIAVQPFDMGSLALIEKAIATSDLGFTPNNDGKVIRINVPPLTEERRKEFCKLAAKYSEEGKVALRSVRRDAIDKIKKQEKEGDLSEDQSRDEQDKVQKTTDRFIAELEKHLADKEVEILKV, from the coding sequence ATGTCGAACTCCGATCTCGAAGCCAACATGCGCAAGTCGGTGGAAGCCACCCAGCGCAACTTCAACACCATCCGTACCGGCCGAGCCAATCCTTCGTTATTGGATCGGATCAATGTCGAGTACTACGGCGCTGATACACCCCTTAAATCACTCGCGTCTCTCTCCACTCCCGATTCGCAAACGATTGCCGTTCAACCCTTCGACATGGGATCTCTGGCACTGATCGAAAAGGCAATCGCAACAAGTGACCTTGGCTTCACCCCAAACAATGACGGTAAGGTCATTCGCATCAACGTGCCACCACTCACAGAAGAACGACGCAAAGAGTTCTGCAAACTTGCCGCTAAATACTCAGAGGAGGGAAAAGTGGCCTTGCGCAGCGTGCGCCGAGATGCCATCGACAAAATCAAGAAACAAGAGAAGGAGGGAGATTTATCAGAAGATCAAAGCCGAGATGAGCAAGATAAAGTTCAAAAAACAACCGACCGTTTCATCGCAGAACTTGAAAAACACTTAGCTGATAAAGAAGTTGAAATCCTCAAGGTTTGA
- a CDS encoding NAD(P)/FAD-dependent oxidoreductase: MSTTDVAVIGAGAAGSSTAFHLARLGHRVTVLERDPSERVKPCAGGMAAAVQQWFPFDLQPAVDDVIQQVDFSWCLTDPVVAELPGSAPFWIVKRERLDALLLEQAIALGAELRQPFEVVDLQQDESHWLVRSKDGEVIEAKAVVLADGSGSPWPTRLGIGPRSLHMAKTLSIRLEGMGSLQRGTARFEFGLVHHGFAWAFPLANGINVGVGTFIGRRASDAEAVLEQLLPDLGFASTAGLRQTADLRVWNGHTPLHGKGVVAVGDAASLCDPFLAEGLRPSLMSGCEAAVSLDSWLNGTEPDLSNYTKRMRERWGDSMAWGRRIAQVFYRFPNVGYQLGIKRPTAPQRIAQILSGEMGYGDIAQRVIRRLLLQRG, translated from the coding sequence TTGAGCACCACTGACGTTGCTGTCATCGGAGCCGGTGCGGCCGGCTCCAGCACGGCCTTCCATCTAGCCCGATTAGGGCATCGCGTCACCGTCTTGGAACGCGACCCATCAGAGCGAGTCAAGCCATGCGCTGGTGGGATGGCGGCCGCCGTTCAGCAGTGGTTCCCCTTCGACCTTCAACCAGCTGTTGATGACGTCATCCAACAGGTGGATTTCAGCTGGTGTCTCACGGATCCCGTGGTCGCTGAGCTTCCAGGCTCTGCACCCTTCTGGATCGTCAAGCGTGAACGGCTCGACGCACTCTTGCTGGAGCAAGCGATCGCTTTAGGGGCAGAGCTGCGGCAGCCCTTCGAGGTTGTGGACCTTCAGCAGGATGAAAGCCATTGGCTTGTACGCAGCAAGGACGGGGAGGTGATCGAGGCCAAAGCCGTGGTTCTGGCCGATGGTTCCGGTTCTCCCTGGCCCACACGCTTGGGGATCGGCCCTCGATCTCTGCACATGGCCAAGACGCTCTCTATTCGCCTCGAAGGAATGGGAAGCTTGCAACGTGGCACCGCCAGGTTTGAATTTGGGCTCGTCCACCATGGTTTTGCCTGGGCGTTTCCCCTGGCAAACGGCATCAATGTGGGAGTGGGCACGTTTATTGGACGCCGGGCCAGTGACGCGGAAGCCGTGCTCGAACAGCTCCTACCGGATCTGGGATTTGCCTCCACAGCCGGACTGCGACAGACCGCGGATTTAAGAGTTTGGAATGGCCACACACCTCTCCACGGCAAAGGCGTGGTGGCAGTCGGTGATGCCGCATCGCTCTGCGACCCCTTCCTTGCCGAAGGCCTCAGGCCGTCGCTGATGAGCGGCTGCGAAGCAGCCGTGAGTCTCGATTCTTGGCTCAACGGAACTGAGCCTGACCTCTCCAACTACACAAAGCGCATGCGCGAACGCTGGGGTGATTCGATGGCTTGGGGGCGTCGGATTGCCCAAGTGTTTTATCGCTTTCCAAACGTGGGCTATCAACTGGGAATCAAGCGCCCCACTGCCCCGCAGCGCATTGCCCAAATTCTCTCTGGTGAGATGGGCTACGGCGACATTGCCCAGAGGGTGATCCGCCGCTTACTGCTACAGAGAGGTTAA
- a CDS encoding deoxyribodipyrimidine photo-lyase — protein sequence MALQLVWFKRDLRVKDHQPLQQALLRGPVLPLYVVEPELWQQPDASERQWLFCRESLLDLRLALAQLGQPLLVRTGDVLEVFERAHRQFGLDGLWSHEETGNAWTYQRDQRVARWCRQHGIPWKEIPQFGVIRRLRSRNRWAKRWEAQMAEPITPSPLGLPSIEGIEAGLIPERPHPALAADPCPRRQSGGRSMALLELNDFLEHRAPGYARSISSPNTAFTGCSRLSAYLTWGCLSMREVIQTSRGFSGRGISSFESRLHWHCHFIQKLEAQPAIEFEDFHPFMRGLRRADDQRLAAWAEGRTGVPFVDACMRALRAHGWINFRMRAMLMSFASYHLWLPWRESGLHLARQFVDYEPGIHWSQCQMQSGSTAINTVRVYNPIKQGQDHDLKGAFIRTWLPELHLVPNVYVHEPWKLSMAAQRQAGLELGVDYPLPMVEPALAAREAKQRIWAIRERSGFSAIADGIQQRHGSRRSGLTPTGSGRRRRRRNPAPDDSQQLTLDL from the coding sequence ATGGCGCTCCAGCTTGTTTGGTTCAAGCGAGACCTGCGGGTGAAGGACCACCAGCCCCTGCAGCAGGCTTTGCTCAGGGGGCCAGTGTTGCCGCTCTACGTCGTTGAGCCCGAGTTGTGGCAGCAGCCAGACGCCTCCGAGCGGCAGTGGTTGTTTTGCCGAGAGTCCTTGTTGGATTTGCGCCTCGCGCTTGCGCAGCTCGGCCAGCCGTTGCTGGTGCGTACCGGTGATGTGTTGGAGGTGTTCGAGCGGGCCCATCGTCAATTTGGTCTTGATGGGCTCTGGAGCCATGAGGAAACCGGAAATGCTTGGACGTATCAGCGCGATCAACGGGTCGCCCGCTGGTGCCGGCAGCACGGGATCCCTTGGAAGGAGATCCCCCAATTTGGGGTGATCCGCCGGCTGCGGTCGCGCAATCGTTGGGCCAAACGCTGGGAAGCGCAGATGGCCGAGCCGATCACGCCTTCCCCGTTAGGACTGCCATCCATTGAGGGGATCGAGGCTGGCCTCATTCCTGAGCGCCCCCATCCGGCGTTGGCAGCCGATCCATGCCCGCGTCGTCAAAGCGGCGGACGTTCCATGGCCTTGCTGGAGCTGAACGATTTCCTCGAACATCGCGCGCCCGGGTATGCACGCTCCATCTCCAGCCCCAATACGGCCTTCACTGGTTGTTCGCGTCTTTCGGCTTATCTCACCTGGGGGTGTCTCTCGATGCGAGAGGTGATCCAAACAAGCCGTGGCTTTAGCGGCCGTGGGATCAGCAGCTTTGAGTCACGCCTGCATTGGCATTGCCACTTCATCCAAAAGCTTGAAGCGCAGCCAGCGATTGAATTCGAAGATTTTCATCCGTTCATGCGGGGGTTGCGCCGCGCTGATGATCAGCGGCTTGCCGCCTGGGCGGAGGGAAGGACTGGAGTGCCTTTTGTGGATGCCTGCATGCGTGCCTTGCGGGCCCACGGTTGGATCAACTTCAGGATGCGTGCGATGTTGATGTCGTTTGCCAGCTACCACCTCTGGTTGCCGTGGCGAGAGAGCGGCCTTCATCTGGCGCGACAGTTTGTGGACTATGAGCCCGGGATCCACTGGAGCCAGTGCCAGATGCAGTCAGGCAGCACGGCCATCAATACGGTGCGGGTCTACAACCCGATCAAACAGGGACAAGACCATGACTTGAAGGGTGCCTTCATTCGCACTTGGCTTCCTGAACTCCATCTGGTTCCTAATGTCTACGTGCATGAGCCGTGGAAGTTGTCGATGGCAGCGCAACGCCAGGCCGGGCTTGAGCTTGGAGTGGATTACCCCCTGCCCATGGTGGAACCTGCGCTTGCGGCTCGGGAAGCGAAGCAGAGGATTTGGGCGATCAGGGAGCGCTCTGGGTTCTCTGCCATCGCCGATGGCATTCAGCAGCGCCACGGGTCGAGACGTTCAGGCTTAACGCCGACGGGTTCGGGTCGCCGTCGACGACGGCGAAACCCTGCGCCTGATGATTCCCAACAGCTCACGCTTGATCTTTAA
- a CDS encoding transaldolase, whose product MATLLEQLSAMTVVVADTGDLEAIRRFTPRDATTNPSLILAAAQIPAYENLIDEALRSSRRLLGESAPVEQVVHEALDEISVIFGKEILKIVPGRVSTEVDARLSYDTEATIEKGRKLIRLYNDSGISNDRVLIKIASTWEGIKAAEVLEKDGIHCNLTLLFGFSQAVACAEANVTLISPFVGRILDWFKADTGRDSYPGPEDPGVISVTSIFNYFKTYGYKTEIMGASFRNLDEITELAGCDLLTISPKLLDQLRSSDASLVRKLDPANLPPVAAQMNVDQQRFISMMADDRMATDKLSEGIKGFSKAIETLEQQLAHRLAQIEGGSAFSHAVQEIFLLNDFNGDGCITRDEWLGSDAVFDALDQDHDGRLTPDDVRLGFGGALSLTAV is encoded by the coding sequence ATGGCCACCCTCCTTGAGCAGCTTTCCGCCATGACAGTGGTGGTGGCCGACACGGGTGATCTCGAGGCGATCAGGCGTTTCACCCCTCGTGATGCGACCACTAATCCCTCCTTGATCCTTGCTGCAGCCCAGATTCCTGCCTATGAGAATCTCATTGATGAAGCCTTGCGTTCATCCCGCAGGCTTTTAGGTGAGAGTGCTCCGGTGGAGCAAGTGGTGCACGAAGCGCTCGATGAAATCAGCGTGATCTTTGGAAAGGAAATTCTCAAAATTGTGCCTGGCCGAGTGTCAACGGAGGTTGATGCTCGCCTGAGTTACGACACCGAGGCCACCATTGAAAAAGGTCGGAAGCTCATCCGCCTTTACAACGACTCAGGAATTAGTAACGACCGTGTCTTGATCAAAATTGCCTCCACGTGGGAGGGGATCAAAGCGGCTGAAGTTCTTGAGAAGGACGGTATCCACTGCAACCTCACCCTGTTATTTGGCTTTTCTCAGGCTGTGGCCTGCGCTGAAGCAAACGTGACCTTGATCTCGCCATTTGTTGGTCGGATTCTGGATTGGTTCAAGGCCGACACAGGCCGCGATTCCTATCCAGGTCCTGAAGATCCTGGTGTGATTTCAGTCACCAGCATCTTCAACTACTTCAAGACCTACGGCTACAAAACCGAAATTATGGGAGCGAGCTTCCGCAATCTCGATGAGATCACCGAGCTGGCAGGTTGTGATCTCTTGACCATTTCTCCGAAATTGCTGGATCAATTGCGCAGTAGTGATGCTTCGTTGGTTCGCAAGCTCGATCCTGCCAATCTCCCCCCTGTCGCTGCGCAAATGAACGTTGACCAGCAGCGTTTCATTTCGATGATGGCCGACGATCGAATGGCTACGGACAAGCTCAGCGAAGGCATCAAAGGTTTCAGCAAGGCCATCGAAACTCTCGAGCAGCAGCTTGCGCACCGTTTGGCTCAGATCGAGGGTGGCTCCGCGTTCAGCCATGCCGTTCAAGAGATTTTCCTGTTGAACGATTTCAACGGCGATGGCTGCATCACCCGCGATGAATGGTTGGGTAGTGATGCGGTCTTTGATGCCTTGGATCAAGATCATGACGGTCGTTTGACCCCCGATGATGTGCGTTTGGGTTTCGGTGGCGCCTTGTCCTTAACCGCCGTTTGA
- a CDS encoding penicillin-binding protein 2 has protein sequence MPANRQGSTSTGRRERRRGIRLEPVPAGRMKVVFVLLCAGLFGLVGRMAWLQIFQASELETRARLVQTQRTKPLGSRRPIVDRNGRLVALDEERYRLWAHPRYFNFPGDEPTLIRDRKEVAERLAPVLALSSGELNIRMGDRSSGIKLAEGVDPETATTVRSLGISGIDLEPYPYRVYPQGSLFANVVGFLNQEREPQAGLEQSRDDDLQRHEQARSLRRGADGTPLPDNLAPGVFFGDDLRLQLTLDARLQELAAKALTEQVKTWKAKKGVAIVMDVTNGELMALASTPTYDANRYWDFNPERFREWSVQDLYEPGSTFKPINLALALQEGVIQPNETVYDSGDLTIGGWPIRNHDRKGNGVVDFATVLQVSSNVGMVQAMRKMRPSNYWDWLSLLGLDAKPDTDLPGAVAGQLKTKEQFTTHPIEPATAAFGQGFSLTPLKLVQLHALIANGGRLVSPHITRGLRAGHALAASGERMGQPLLRPEVTRTILNWMESVVEKGSGKGVRIPGYRIGGKTGTAQKAVNGVYVPGALICSFVATLPIEDPRYVVLVVVDEPQGAHAYGSTVALPVAKSIIDGLLVIEKIPPSGQVKSAQTDTSLP, from the coding sequence ATGCCAGCCAACCGGCAAGGCTCGACCTCCACTGGACGTCGTGAACGACGAAGGGGGATCCGTCTCGAGCCGGTGCCTGCCGGTCGCATGAAAGTGGTGTTTGTCCTGCTGTGTGCAGGCCTATTCGGATTGGTCGGGCGTATGGCCTGGCTGCAGATTTTTCAAGCCTCTGAGTTGGAGACGCGGGCCCGTTTGGTGCAAACGCAACGCACCAAGCCATTAGGCAGCCGTCGTCCGATTGTTGACCGCAACGGCAGGCTCGTGGCTTTAGACGAGGAGCGCTATCGACTTTGGGCTCATCCTCGTTACTTCAACTTTCCTGGTGACGAGCCGACGCTCATTCGTGACCGTAAGGAGGTGGCTGAACGCCTAGCTCCCGTGTTGGCTCTGTCGTCCGGCGAGCTCAACATAAGAATGGGAGATCGCTCATCAGGCATCAAGTTGGCAGAGGGTGTCGACCCTGAAACGGCGACCACAGTGCGTTCCCTAGGAATCAGTGGCATCGATTTGGAGCCCTATCCCTACCGCGTCTATCCGCAGGGATCCCTGTTTGCCAATGTCGTTGGTTTCCTCAATCAGGAGCGTGAGCCCCAGGCAGGGCTTGAACAGAGTCGTGATGATGATCTGCAGCGTCACGAACAGGCCCGAAGTCTTCGTCGCGGAGCCGACGGAACCCCATTGCCAGACAACCTGGCGCCGGGTGTGTTTTTCGGGGATGACCTGAGATTGCAGCTCACCTTGGATGCGCGCTTGCAGGAGCTGGCTGCAAAGGCGCTGACGGAGCAGGTGAAAACCTGGAAAGCCAAAAAGGGGGTGGCGATCGTGATGGATGTCACCAATGGCGAATTAATGGCGCTGGCCTCAACGCCCACGTATGACGCCAATCGTTATTGGGATTTCAATCCAGAGCGTTTTCGCGAATGGTCTGTTCAAGACCTCTACGAACCTGGCTCGACCTTCAAACCAATCAACTTGGCATTAGCGCTTCAAGAAGGTGTGATCCAACCCAACGAGACGGTCTACGACAGTGGGGACCTCACGATTGGGGGCTGGCCAATTCGCAACCATGACCGCAAGGGCAATGGAGTGGTGGATTTTGCAACCGTGCTTCAGGTGTCAAGCAATGTCGGCATGGTCCAGGCGATGCGCAAAATGCGCCCTTCTAATTACTGGGACTGGTTGAGTCTGCTTGGGCTTGATGCCAAGCCGGATACCGATCTTCCAGGTGCGGTAGCGGGCCAGTTGAAGACCAAGGAACAATTCACAACTCATCCCATCGAGCCAGCGACAGCCGCATTCGGTCAAGGCTTCTCCCTGACCCCTCTCAAACTTGTTCAACTCCATGCACTGATCGCGAATGGCGGGAGGCTGGTGAGTCCTCATATCACCCGAGGTTTGCGAGCTGGTCATGCGTTGGCTGCGAGTGGAGAGCGCATGGGGCAGCCCTTGCTCCGACCAGAGGTCACGCGAACGATTCTGAACTGGATGGAATCTGTGGTGGAAAAAGGCAGTGGAAAAGGGGTTCGTATCCCTGGTTATCGCATTGGCGGCAAAACGGGCACCGCCCAAAAGGCCGTCAATGGTGTGTATGTCCCTGGAGCACTGATTTGCAGCTTCGTGGCAACGCTTCCGATTGAGGACCCTCGCTATGTGGTGCTGGTGGTGGTTGATGAACCACAAGGAGCGCATGCCTATGGCTCAACCGTGGCTTTGCCTGTGGCTAAATCCATCATTGATGGGCTCCTGGTGATTGAAAAAATCCCACCAAGTGGTCAGGTTAAATCTGCACAAACGGACACATCTCTCCCGTGA